In Bacillus sp. Cs-700, one genomic interval encodes:
- a CDS encoding DUF2621 domain-containing protein — MAGWFQWFIVGWTVILISLIAIGGFFMFRKFLKRLPKEDGKSILDWQEHYIEQTKHMWSSDQKKLLDELVSPVPELFRDIAKYKIAGTIGELALREKAKNMSQDLIIRGYIIATPKRDHKWLVKKLNEKRIDMTPYHHLLQ; from the coding sequence TTGGCAGGATGGTTCCAGTGGTTTATCGTCGGATGGACAGTAATCTTAATTTCATTGATCGCAATCGGTGGATTCTTTATGTTCCGGAAGTTTTTAAAACGCCTTCCTAAAGAAGATGGCAAGTCTATTCTCGACTGGCAAGAACACTATATTGAACAAACGAAGCATATGTGGAGCAGCGATCAAAAGAAGCTTTTAGATGAATTGGTCTCGCCCGTACCTGAATTGTTTCGAGATATTGCGAAGTATAAAATTGCAGGAACAATAGGTGAGCTCGCGCTAAGAGAAAAAGCAAAAAACATGTCTCAAGATTTAATCATTCGGGGGTACATTATCGCGACTCCGAAACGAGATCACAAGTGGCTCGTAAAAAAACTGAATGAAAAGCGAATTGATATGACACCTTATCATCATTTGCTTCAATAA
- the sirA gene encoding sporulation inhibitor of replication protein SirA: protein MRHYEMYFVKQHIAAQYAGKEHLLYQLFLERKRAIQVDEKDLLDKQVVFITEPIAEEELNTYLVSELGAFRTYEYKNEGHRLSIHQSKSDASLFVRKEKVNVYATGGTEAETVFFEVIRKLTPSFFAIDFQSGRYGWLNPIKQQKLV, encoded by the coding sequence ATGAGGCATTATGAAATGTATTTTGTTAAACAACACATCGCCGCTCAATATGCTGGCAAAGAACATCTTTTGTATCAACTTTTCCTTGAAAGAAAGCGCGCGATCCAGGTGGATGAGAAAGACCTTCTGGATAAGCAGGTTGTCTTTATTACTGAGCCTATTGCAGAAGAAGAGCTAAACACCTACCTTGTCAGCGAACTAGGGGCGTTCCGTACGTACGAATACAAAAACGAAGGTCACCGGTTAAGTATACATCAATCAAAAAGCGATGCTTCTTTGTTTGTGAGAAAAGAGAAAGTAAACGTCTATGCGACTGGTGGGACTGAAGCAGAAACAGTCTTCTTTGAGGTGATTCGAAAATTAACTCCTTCTTTTTTCGCCATTGACTTCCAATCAGGTCGATATGGATGGCTTAACCCGATCAAACAGCAAAAACTAGTTTGA
- the selB gene encoding selenocysteine-specific translation elongation factor, which yields MNYYTIGLAGHIDHGKTTLTGALTGVDTDRLKEEKERNISIEPGFAPFQLSDDMKVSIIDVPGHERFIRQMIAGVAGIDLVVPVVAADEGVMPQTREHLEILSLLGIQRSIIAITKADMVEEDLLALVQEDILEYIKGTGFEGSKIHIVDGKSGRGVSELKDSLHSFLINTPSRNKAGALRLPIDQVFTLQGHGTIARGTIFDGELKEGELVTLLPDRLEARVRQIQTHSTKVEQAFAGERVAVNLTGPDRQQMVRGQVIVNSNYYPVTSTIDLSFTKALTMSHDLKQRAEVTVHIGTAEVRGTIVFFDRNTLEAGNREELFCQIRLHEPITAKKGDRVIVRRPSPVETIGGGSILNVAGEKYKFGAETIAKFEQMMKGTPAEQLEQILESEQLLSKEQVMQQIGLNEEAFRQLEDDDHLVFIDGGVTSQNVFTRVVEAIHKNLQAAHERYPMRKGPQKAEVVQELKKTYPKKVIDAVLSNQLQVELQQKGPYLSMRTFQPSLPAAWKTRMTKVLKHLEEQGVNVSPVDRLIDEEQIPDPYKTEFKNYMLEEEIAVKLTDELYVHDENWKQTIASLKAKTGQAFTLQEAKDVLNVSRKYLVPILEKLDNEGYTIRKDQERYWRVEK from the coding sequence ATGAACTATTATACGATTGGGCTAGCGGGGCACATTGACCATGGAAAAACGACATTAACAGGCGCATTAACAGGCGTTGACACAGATCGGTTGAAAGAAGAGAAGGAAAGAAACATTTCGATTGAACCAGGATTCGCTCCGTTTCAACTATCTGATGATATGAAAGTGTCTATCATCGATGTTCCAGGTCATGAACGATTTATCCGCCAAATGATTGCTGGGGTTGCTGGAATTGATCTAGTTGTTCCAGTTGTCGCGGCTGATGAAGGAGTGATGCCCCAAACGCGAGAACATCTTGAGATTTTATCGCTTCTAGGTATACAGCGGTCAATTATTGCAATCACAAAAGCGGATATGGTGGAGGAAGACCTGCTCGCTCTCGTGCAGGAAGATATTCTTGAATACATAAAAGGAACCGGGTTTGAGGGATCAAAGATTCATATCGTTGATGGCAAAAGTGGAAGAGGCGTTTCTGAGCTTAAGGATAGCCTTCACTCTTTTCTGATCAACACACCTTCAAGAAATAAAGCTGGAGCACTGAGATTACCAATTGATCAAGTATTTACTCTACAAGGCCACGGCACGATTGCACGAGGAACGATTTTTGATGGAGAGCTAAAAGAAGGAGAACTTGTTACACTACTTCCTGATCGCTTAGAAGCGCGAGTAAGACAAATACAAACGCACAGTACAAAAGTGGAGCAAGCTTTTGCGGGCGAACGAGTTGCGGTAAACCTGACAGGGCCAGATCGACAACAGATGGTTCGGGGACAAGTTATTGTTAATTCCAATTACTATCCTGTTACGTCGACCATTGATCTTTCATTTACAAAAGCTCTTACGATGTCTCATGACTTGAAACAGCGAGCTGAAGTAACGGTACACATTGGAACGGCTGAGGTAAGAGGAACGATCGTCTTTTTCGATCGCAATACGCTTGAGGCTGGGAATCGAGAAGAACTCTTCTGCCAGATTCGACTGCATGAACCTATTACCGCTAAAAAAGGAGATCGCGTTATCGTAAGACGTCCTTCACCGGTTGAAACAATTGGTGGCGGCAGTATTCTTAATGTGGCAGGAGAGAAATATAAATTTGGCGCTGAAACAATCGCGAAATTTGAACAAATGATGAAAGGGACACCAGCTGAACAGCTTGAGCAAATTCTTGAATCGGAGCAACTGTTATCAAAAGAACAAGTTATGCAGCAAATTGGGTTAAATGAGGAAGCGTTCCGCCAGCTTGAGGATGACGATCACCTTGTCTTTATTGACGGTGGTGTGACTTCACAAAATGTTTTTACACGAGTGGTAGAAGCGATTCATAAAAATTTGCAAGCGGCACATGAACGATATCCTATGCGAAAAGGTCCGCAGAAAGCGGAAGTGGTGCAGGAGTTAAAGAAAACTTATCCTAAAAAAGTAATAGATGCCGTCTTGAGCAATCAGCTTCAGGTAGAATTGCAGCAAAAAGGGCCATATCTTTCCATGCGCACTTTTCAGCCATCGCTGCCGGCTGCATGGAAAACGCGTATGACAAAGGTACTAAAGCATTTAGAGGAGCAAGGAGTTAACGTCTCGCCAGTAGATCGCTTAATCGATGAGGAGCAAATTCCAGATCCATATAAGACGGAGTTTAAGAACTATATGTTGGAAGAAGAGATTGCGGTTAAATTAACAGATGAGCTTTATGTACACGATGAAAATTGGAAGCAAACCATTGCATCTTTAAAAGCGAAAACAGGACAAGCCTTTACGTTACAGGAGGCGAAAGATGTGCTTAATGTAAGTCGAAAGTATCTAGTGCCGATCCTAGAGAAGCTTGATAACGAAGGATATACCATAAGAAAAGACCAGGAGAGATATTGGAGAGTAGAGAAATAG
- a CDS encoding M15 family metallopeptidase: MTMKKLVVATGLSFALLAGCQAGDEEQTSNEPQNQAENGGQTNNDSTNNSGKSDENQTKENQEGNSQKENQDSNKEKDQKDDDKAGAAAYPTMAETVEKNGENLTVTNPDSIYVVANKERNLPSDFVPKNLVEPDVSTYAPEGDPKRLMVEEAARALEKMFKGAKEDGYELKAVSGYRSYERQEAIFAYNAEQRGEEVANQVSAQAGQSEHQTGLTMDISTPSLGSSLTEEFGNTPEGKWVAEHAHEYGFVVRYLKGKEDITGYQYEPWHVRYVGKEAAADVHEAGVTLEEFFSEEK, encoded by the coding sequence ATGACGATGAAAAAGTTAGTAGTAGCAACTGGACTTTCGTTTGCGCTTTTAGCCGGATGTCAGGCAGGAGATGAAGAGCAAACATCTAACGAGCCGCAGAATCAAGCGGAGAACGGTGGGCAAACGAATAACGATTCCACAAATAATTCTGGAAAATCTGACGAAAATCAAACGAAAGAAAATCAAGAAGGCAATAGCCAGAAAGAAAATCAAGATAGCAATAAAGAGAAGGATCAAAAAGATGACGATAAAGCGGGTGCAGCAGCCTATCCTACGATGGCTGAAACAGTCGAGAAAAATGGTGAGAATCTAACGGTCACGAATCCAGACAGCATTTATGTTGTGGCTAATAAAGAACGTAATCTACCTTCTGACTTTGTTCCGAAAAATCTTGTGGAACCAGACGTCTCTACATATGCCCCTGAAGGTGATCCGAAGCGTTTAATGGTAGAAGAAGCTGCTAGAGCGCTTGAAAAAATGTTTAAAGGTGCAAAAGAAGATGGCTATGAGTTAAAAGCTGTTTCAGGTTATCGCTCCTATGAGCGCCAGGAAGCTATCTTTGCTTATAATGCTGAGCAGCGTGGAGAAGAAGTAGCGAACCAGGTAAGTGCGCAGGCGGGACAGAGTGAACATCAGACGGGATTAACGATGGATATTAGCACACCTTCCCTTGGAAGTTCTCTTACTGAAGAGTTTGGTAATACACCAGAAGGGAAGTGGGTAGCGGAGCATGCGCACGAATATGGCTTCGTTGTTCGTTACTTAAAAGGGAAAGAGGATATTACCGGATATCAATATGAGCCGTGGCACGTTCGCTATGTCGGGAAAGAAGCGGCCGCTGATGTTCATGAAGCTGGCGTTACGCTTGAAGAATTTTTCTCTGAAGAAAAATAG
- a CDS encoding YneF family protein produces the protein MWWMYTLVGVLALIAGVALGFFIARKYMMDYLKKNPPINENMLRVMMMQMGQKPSQKKINQMMKAMNSQMTNNDK, from the coding sequence ATGTGGTGGATGTACACGCTTGTGGGCGTGCTAGCGTTGATTGCTGGAGTAGCACTTGGCTTTTTTATTGCCCGCAAATATATGATGGACTATTTGAAGAAGAATCCCCCTATTAATGAAAACATGCTTCGTGTAATGATGATGCAAATGGGGCAGAAACCTTCTCAGAAGAAGATTAATCAGATGATGAAGGCTATGAATAGTCAAATGACGAACAATGATAAATAG
- a CDS encoding cytochrome c biogenesis protein CcdA has product MADLNLFLAFGAGFLSFISPCVLPLYPAFISYITGVSVDDLKEERGMMQKRAIFHTIFFLIGFSIIFLVLGMSTSLVGNLFIQYKELLRQVGAILIVVFGLVVVGFWTPNFLMKDRRLKIRNRPSGFIGSILIGMGFAAGWTPCTGPILAAVIALGVSNPGAGLMYMVAYTLGFSVPFFILSFFIGKMQWIKRNSRLIMKTGGYLMIVMGVLLYFNFMTMFTSFLVNNLFGGFQGF; this is encoded by the coding sequence ATGGCAGATTTGAACTTGTTTTTAGCGTTCGGTGCCGGCTTTTTATCATTTATCTCACCGTGTGTACTACCGCTTTACCCAGCGTTCATATCTTACATCACAGGGGTTTCCGTCGATGATCTGAAAGAAGAACGTGGTATGATGCAAAAGAGAGCCATATTTCATACGATTTTCTTCCTAATTGGGTTTTCGATTATTTTCCTTGTGTTAGGGATGTCAACGTCCCTTGTTGGGAATTTGTTTATTCAGTACAAAGAGCTTCTACGTCAAGTGGGTGCCATTTTAATTGTGGTGTTTGGACTTGTTGTTGTTGGTTTTTGGACTCCGAATTTTTTAATGAAAGACCGTCGCTTAAAAATCCGCAACCGTCCATCTGGTTTTATTGGTTCTATTTTAATCGGAATGGGGTTTGCGGCAGGTTGGACGCCTTGTACAGGCCCGATATTGGCAGCTGTTATTGCTCTCGGTGTTTCTAATCCTGGAGCTGGACTCATGTACATGGTAGCGTATACGCTTGGTTTTTCCGTGCCATTTTTCATTTTGTCCTTTTTTATCGGCAAAATGCAATGGATTAAGAGAAATAGCCGATTGATTATGAAGACTGGCGGGTATTTAATGATTGTCATGGGCGTTTTGCTTTACTTTAACTTCATGACAATGTTTACATCATTCCTTGTAAATAACCTGTTTGGTGGCTTTCAAGGATTCTAA
- a CDS encoding cytochrome c biogenesis protein CcdC — translation MLILSTVVGAMMALAMVVIRLKASKKPATIRKIILPPFFMATGFFMFVVPDARVPWYEAIEALSVGAAFSLLLIRTSKFEIKDNQIYLTRSKAFAFILIGLLLVRIIFKLIIGESIPVLQTSSLFFVLAFGMIVPWRISMYYQFKKTERSRTHGTTLHQTLL, via the coding sequence ATGCTGATTTTAAGTACAGTTGTAGGAGCGATGATGGCTCTTGCGATGGTAGTGATCAGGTTGAAAGCTTCAAAAAAACCTGCAACGATAAGGAAAATTATACTTCCGCCATTTTTTATGGCGACCGGTTTTTTTATGTTTGTCGTTCCAGATGCGAGGGTTCCATGGTACGAAGCAATTGAAGCGCTATCAGTAGGCGCAGCTTTTTCACTATTGTTAATTCGCACGTCGAAGTTTGAAATTAAAGATAATCAGATCTATTTAACTCGTTCAAAGGCATTTGCGTTTATTCTGATTGGATTACTATTAGTTCGGATTATTTTCAAACTAATCATTGGAGAGTCTATACCAGTTCTTCAGACGAGCTCGCTTTTCTTTGTGTTGGCATTTGGAATGATTGTACCGTGGCGAATTTCGATGTATTATCAATTTAAGAAAACAGAGCGAAGTAGAACGCATGGAACAACACTTCATCAAACATTATTATAA
- the phnD gene encoding phosphate/phosphite/phosphonate ABC transporter substrate-binding protein, with protein MKKAILLIMVLMLGILAACSSNENENASKDNSEKEEGAFTIGVIPVQTEGEIEEAMTKLQGELSEKLDRDVEITTFPDYNGVVEAMNYDQIDMAYFGPLTYVIAHEKSGAKAIVTQLIDGEPFYHSYIITNTENEWETLEDYLENSEERSFAFGDPNSTSGSLIPSIELQDRDVFEDQDTNDFASVAYTGSHDATALSVQNKQVDAGAIDSAIYNQLLESGKIDGDKLKVIWESEKLFQYPWAVSKGTDEETIDQLQNAFLAIEDETILNAFGASGFTKASNEDYESIRSAADKQGLLTK; from the coding sequence ATGAAAAAAGCAATTCTTTTGATAATGGTGCTTATGCTCGGTATTCTTGCGGCATGTAGCTCGAATGAGAACGAAAATGCTTCAAAAGATAATAGTGAAAAAGAAGAAGGGGCCTTTACGATTGGTGTAATCCCAGTTCAAACAGAAGGTGAAATTGAAGAAGCGATGACGAAGCTTCAAGGTGAGCTTTCAGAAAAACTTGATCGTGATGTTGAAATTACAACGTTTCCTGACTATAACGGTGTTGTGGAAGCGATGAATTATGATCAAATTGATATGGCTTATTTTGGTCCGCTTACGTATGTGATTGCGCACGAGAAAAGTGGTGCCAAAGCTATTGTGACTCAGTTGATCGACGGTGAGCCTTTCTACCATTCTTACATCATTACGAATACAGAAAATGAGTGGGAGACGCTTGAAGATTACCTTGAAAATAGTGAGGAAAGAAGCTTTGCATTTGGCGATCCTAACTCAACATCAGGTTCATTAATTCCTTCAATAGAGCTCCAAGATCGCGATGTTTTTGAAGATCAAGATACAAATGATTTTGCTTCTGTTGCCTATACTGGCTCGCACGATGCAACAGCTTTATCTGTTCAAAATAAACAGGTTGACGCAGGCGCAATTGATAGTGCGATTTATAATCAGTTGCTCGAATCAGGGAAAATTGATGGAGACAAGCTTAAAGTGATCTGGGAATCTGAAAAGCTTTTCCAATATCCATGGGCTGTTTCTAAAGGAACAGATGAAGAGACGATTGATCAGCTACAGAATGCATTTCTAGCTATTGAAGATGAAACGATTTTAAATGCATTTGGGGCATCAGGATTTACGAAAGCAAGTAATGAAGATTATGAGAGCATAAGAAGCGCTGCTGATAAGCAAGGGTTGTTAACGAAGTAG
- the phnC gene encoding phosphonate ABC transporter ATP-binding protein produces the protein MSCNEALLTVENASVRYQNAESSALDHVSLTFQRGEFVCILGKTGAGKSTFIRTLNGLQSLTEGDIIYNGRSFQTLDREGLRGQRRRMGMIFQHHQLIPRLTVKQNVYTGLFGSRSSIRNLAGLFNESEKKLARDVIEQVELLPHLNKRVDLLSGGQRQRVGIARALAQSPDIFLGDEPVASLDPGTANRIFQLIHRLHEERNLLTIINVHDVKLAKRYASRIVALKEGRVVFDDRPEALTEELEDMLYEL, from the coding sequence ATGTCATGTAACGAAGCGTTGTTAACGGTAGAGAATGCGTCCGTGCGCTATCAAAATGCTGAATCTTCTGCGTTAGATCATGTTTCACTCACTTTTCAAAGGGGCGAATTTGTTTGTATATTAGGAAAAACGGGCGCAGGGAAGTCAACGTTCATTCGGACGTTAAATGGCCTGCAATCTTTAACGGAAGGCGACATTATTTATAATGGTCGTTCTTTCCAAACGCTCGATCGAGAAGGGTTAAGAGGACAAAGGCGAAGGATGGGCATGATTTTTCAGCATCATCAGTTGATTCCTCGTTTAACGGTTAAGCAAAACGTCTACACGGGTTTATTCGGTTCTCGATCAAGCATTCGCAACCTAGCTGGCTTATTTAATGAAAGTGAAAAAAAACTTGCGAGAGACGTTATCGAACAAGTTGAACTACTGCCTCATTTAAACAAGCGGGTCGATTTATTGAGTGGAGGGCAAAGGCAGCGTGTTGGTATTGCCCGGGCACTTGCTCAATCGCCTGATATTTTTCTTGGAGATGAGCCTGTCGCAAGTCTTGATCCAGGTACAGCAAATCGCATTTTTCAACTCATTCACCGTTTGCATGAGGAGCGGAACTTATTAACGATTATTAACGTTCATGATGTCAAACTAGCGAAAAGATATGCGTCTAGAATTGTGGCATTAAAAGAAGGTCGCGTTGTATTTGATGACCGACCAGAAGCGCTTACTGAGGAGTTAGAAGATATGCTGTATGAACTATAA
- a CDS encoding iron-sulfur cluster biosynthesis family protein, which produces MFVVTDSAAEFYKNEMELGHGDCLRLFVRYAGSGDSGGFSLGVMSDRPSYDDYKQEIGGVTYFVRPDDQWFVDRMKLDYDESNGGVLCDLPSMA; this is translated from the coding sequence ATGTTTGTTGTAACTGATTCTGCAGCTGAGTTTTACAAAAATGAAATGGAACTTGGTCATGGTGATTGTCTAAGATTGTTTGTACGTTATGCAGGAAGTGGGGACAGCGGTGGTTTTTCCCTTGGAGTCATGTCTGACCGGCCTTCATATGATGATTATAAGCAAGAAATTGGTGGCGTTACTTACTTTGTTCGACCGGATGATCAGTGGTTTGTTGATCGAATGAAACTAGATTATGATGAAAGCAACGGTGGCGTTCTTTGTGACCTGCCGAGTATGGCATAG
- a CDS encoding Na(+)/H(+) antiporter subunit B gives MKGTNDLILKTTTTIIVFIILGFSIYLFFAGHNAPGGGFIGGLMTAGALVLLYVSYGFKTMKRVIRIDFKNFIPIGLLIAVLTGVGSFIFGQPFLSQTDAYFELPILGHSHLATAMLFDLGVYFTVVGVTMTIILSIAADEGEEELSKLNG, from the coding sequence TTGAAAGGAACAAATGACCTTATACTTAAAACGACGACAACCATTATCGTCTTTATTATTCTAGGATTTTCGATTTACTTATTTTTCGCAGGTCATAATGCACCGGGCGGGGGCTTTATTGGAGGTCTTATGACTGCCGGAGCATTGGTTCTACTGTATGTCTCATATGGTTTTAAAACGATGAAGAGAGTGATACGGATTGACTTTAAGAACTTTATTCCGATCGGTTTATTGATCGCCGTTCTTACGGGAGTAGGTTCGTTCATTTTTGGTCAACCCTTCCTAAGTCAAACGGATGCTTATTTTGAGTTACCGATTCTCGGACATTCTCACCTTGCGACCGCAATGCTATTTGATCTTGGCGTTTATTTCACTGTTGTTGGGGTAACAATGACGATTATTTTAAGTATTGCAGCCGATGAAGGAGAAGAGGAGCTTTCCAAATTAAATGGGTAG
- the phnE gene encoding phosphonate ABC transporter, permease protein PhnE yields MVWSIGVTEFDVRKFSQFNNMIDFLSNWFPLNISVLPTMLKASLVTLGMAFLGSFVGLLVALPISLLAAKNTAGPFYGSARVGLSFVRSIPEIVLGLMFLTIVGPGPFAATIAIIVHNASVLSKLIAELIEAADKGPQEAMKAVGARPLTGALFSVFPQIWPNVLSHYFYRFEVAIRTSLMLGLVGGGGIGQQLFVHFKTFQYSTVAVDVMLIMIIVIVVDFLGSRVRQYVM; encoded by the coding sequence ATGGTGTGGAGCATAGGTGTTACGGAGTTTGATGTAAGGAAGTTTAGTCAATTTAACAATATGATCGATTTCCTGTCGAATTGGTTTCCGTTGAATATATCGGTGCTTCCAACCATGTTAAAAGCAAGTCTTGTTACACTAGGAATGGCGTTTCTTGGTAGCTTTGTGGGTTTACTCGTTGCGTTACCCATTAGCTTACTGGCTGCTAAAAATACGGCAGGCCCATTTTATGGGTCTGCGCGTGTTGGTTTAAGTTTTGTTCGGTCGATTCCAGAAATCGTATTAGGGTTAATGTTTCTTACGATTGTTGGACCTGGACCATTTGCGGCAACGATTGCAATCATCGTTCATAATGCGAGTGTTCTCTCTAAATTAATTGCAGAATTAATTGAAGCGGCTGACAAAGGCCCTCAGGAGGCCATGAAGGCAGTTGGGGCAAGACCGCTAACAGGTGCGTTATTTTCAGTCTTTCCTCAAATTTGGCCGAACGTCCTGTCGCATTATTTTTATCGATTTGAAGTGGCGATTCGAACTTCGTTAATGCTCGGTTTAGTTGGCGGGGGAGGAATTGGGCAGCAGCTGTTTGTTCATTTTAAAACATTCCAATACTCGACCGTTGCGGTTGATGTGATGCTGATTATGATCATTGTCATTGTCGTTGATTTTCTTGGAAGTAGGGTGAGGCAATATGTCATGTAA